From Ictalurus punctatus breed USDA103 chromosome 2, Coco_2.0, whole genome shotgun sequence:
ctgtacatgggtaaaaaaaaaaaaaagtgtgatgtttgttaattaataaaacattttatttgttgtaaattgttgctgttgtataaggggaataaaacgcTTGGGGACTTCACTTGAGGGGACACACACTTCATTCTTCTTCATCACATCACCCTGTTGgtgattattttactgtaacagcatgcaTGAAATTCCTTGCTTTATTTAGCTCATAACCTTATCATATGAGCCATTTATTTTGCACAAATTCAAAAGAGCATGTTTTAACTTACTTCTTTATGCACGGATTTCTTCCATGTGATGACCAAGGCACCATTTTCTCACACCTACAGCGATCATAAACAtgatttccatccatcttcgtcatcatcatcatcatcatcatcataatggctCCAGTCCTTGGCTGTATTACCCACAATCCCATCTTCCTAGCACACACCTGACTTATATGGCATATAACTCGAGCCATTTTCTATCTGTACTAGCTATTCCAGATATCCCTCAAACACATCaaactctgtgtctgtctcatATGGGACGGATGCCGGGTCAGAGAGGACACCCAGATCCACCAGTGCCTGGTCCATGTCCTCGGGCAGGAACACGATTCCCACATTAAGCACTATGTATTCCATCAGAAAGGCATAGTAGAGGATGAGGACGTTTATAAAGAAGAGGCCGAGATAAAACATATATGGAAGGACGTCAATTAAAGATTCCACAGAATCTAATCGGAAATAGACGGAGTGTGGCATAGAATCTCAGACATGTGATCTTGTCTCATGGGGCAAATCCTGCAAACTTGCGGAAAAGGTTTAGCTGAAGAAGATGAAGTGCAGAATGAGTGACTCCTTCTGGTGCATGACTTGTAGTTACtggaaagataaaaaaaaatatttctatccAGTCTGTTAAACGCTCTGGTGT
This genomic window contains:
- the dexi gene encoding dexamethasone-induced protein homolog; amino-acid sequence: MPHSVYFRLDSVESLIDVLPYMFYLGLFFINVLILYYAFLMEYIVLNVGIVFLPEDMDQALVDLGVLSDPASVPYETDTEFDVFEGYLE